The Gopherus flavomarginatus isolate rGopFla2 chromosome 4, rGopFla2.mat.asm, whole genome shotgun sequence genomic interval agaagatattttctttttcaatgtTTGCCGTAATGGAGATGCTCCACTTCAAATCAACACTGGAATGTACCTTAATTAAATGAAAGGGATCATAGTCTAACTTGCATCAGCATTTGCATCTGAATGCTTAAAATATATGAACAGCAACTCCAAATATATCTCCATTGTGTCAATTGAAATAAACAGAATATTTCTTATTGTAAGATTGTAGCATTAAGATATTCTTCTCTAAACACTCCTCCTTCAGATCAGCAAGCCCTTTACAAACCAATCATATGCAGAAATCTCTCCTTGAACTACATAAAGTAGAATACATAAACCTGCTTTGTTTTCTCTGCAAGAAAAGATTAAACTGAACAACAAAAGGGTGCTCAAAAAATAAACCTCTCCAAACCTCTGTCTGACCTAGCAAACACAAGCTAAGTTTACACTGTAATCACAGGGTGTGACTGAGGGGATACATCTGAgtgcactagctttaatctagctagctcaggtactgTAGCAGCAAAGCTGTGGCAGTGCAGGTTTCAGCACAGACTAGCCCTGGGAATAATTATCGTGGTTCTGGGTGAGCTTGTACAGCCCAGGCTGAAGCATGCACTGCCGCAGCTTTGTATGTCTACTCCAGCTGTGATCACACCCCACGATTGAAGAATAACCATACCCTGAGcatttgtctacacttaaaacactacagcggcacagctgggccactgtagcgcttcagtgtagacattacctacaccgatgggagggattctcccactGACATTGATAATCCATACCCTTGAGATGGTAGCTAGAttgaaggaagaattcttctgtcaacatagcgcTGTGTACACAGAGACTTAGGACGGCTTAACTATgccactcaggagtgtggatttttcacagcccttaGTGATGCAGTTATGTCGACTTAATTTTAAAGCTACTTTTGCTCTCCACTCCAAGTACAGGAACAAAGTAACTAAGAATCAGGCCAATAATATTAACTATAATGTTTTCAAGCAGGTTTTCTTAAATCAACCCATAGTATCCCTATTAAAAAATTATAATTATAGGATTGTAAAcagtaaaagcttttctttttaagatttgATACAGATACCTTCATGTGTTTATTCAGTGGAAACTGAAGGAGATTGATGGCATGTTTCCAACTAAACACAAAGTccattttaattttacttttcatGGGCTTTCAAGATTTTCTGGAGTCCCAAATGTTGCAGGCGGTTTGTGGGAATGAAATGCTGCCCCCCACTTGTAACATATCTCTACAAGTTGCATTCAGACATACAGGCACATGAAGGAATTACCCAGTTTCTCCACAGCTTCCACACACACGCTGGGATACATGCCCTCAGAATAAGTAGCTACCAGGATGTATGAATCTGTTTTCACAGCTATTAGACCTCTGTCCTCCTAGATAAAGAAGAAAACTGGTTAAAGTTGCAGAGTTCTTTTAAATATATAGACTATTTATCAATGTATGCTAGACAAGAATGTTTTCTATCCTTAAGTTGTGTGTCACTTTGAGGAAGCCTAAATCAAGACTGATATTGATAACAGACATAAATTAATGCAAGATtatatgttttatatatatttgtatattttaatcaAGCCACACAATAGCTGTGCTGGTTTTCTATTATACAGCATGTTCCCACCTTTATTCATAAATAATGTTTACAAAGCACTTGGAAGAGATAAAGTGCAATCTGGGTGCTAAGTGTAACCcacaaaaatgttattaaaatattACTAAAATAGATGTGTGTGCTGTGTATTATTTGAAAGATTCCAAAAAGGCTTTACAAACTAAATGTATCTGAATCTCATTAATTTGCAGTAATGAATGGAAGTCCCATTGGGAATAACTGAATTTTCTGAATTAGGACGCAAATATGTGGATTGCCCAGCATCTTCTGGGAGTTGCTGAGAACACTCAACTCCCGAATTTGAATTACATGATGTCAATTACCGAGCATCTGAGGATGTGAGGATTACCAGTGTGTATGCATGTGCACAGGGATCACTACCTACCACTACTTAGCTACCTTTGGGGTAGAACATGTGTGCAGTTTCACAGCTCAAAAGAACCAtgtaaacaggggcggctccaggcaccagcacaccaagcgtgtgctttgggcggcaagctgtggggggcgctctgccggcgccgcaagggcagcaggcaggctgccctcggtggcttgcctgcggagggtccgctggtcccgcagctttgaaGGACCTCCAGCAGGCGCGCCGGcaccacgggaccagcggaccctcctcaggcaaaccgccagaggcagcctgcctgccgtgcttggggcagcaaaatccctagagctgcccctgcgtgTAAAGCTTCTTGCAGTGACTCAGGAGCTTAAgcaccaacctcagggcagactgatGGGAAGCAGGGCACTAACCTCAAATTGGCTGTGAGTTCTAGACTTAGATTGCATCAACCAAGTATCAAAgataaactcctcaggcactataccAGCTTTCACATGGagtccccttgggtactctgATCTTTCTTGCCCCCCAGGTGAGCTTACCTTTGTGACAGATggccccttacaccaaaaatcacatcaaCACTCTGGTTACTCAGATTACTCCCAGTTTCAAAGGACCTTTCACTTACCAAGGCCAATTGCATCTTAGAGCTCACATCAAAGACAATGCTCGTAGCAAATCCTATCATAAGCTCTATAAACATTTATTTAGTACGAAAAGGAAAAGAGAATTATTTACAAGATTAAAGAAGctaaacatatatacacaaatgattTACCATCTTAAGTTTCAAACagttatagaagcttctataataagcaagctctatgtATTCTTTaaggctaacccaggctaaaccCTAGggttctcttgcttatgcctaatAAACCTTGCCCTCTAGAGTCCAAAAAGCATAGAGATAATTAGTCTCTTCTGCCTGGGGTTTTTTATTTCCctctgccatgtgctctgagctgcaaactcagctgatgggaggaatccacTTGCATGACTCGTTTTCatgggtgggaaggggagggagggaagtagaGCAACAGAGTCTTTTGTCCCCTTTAACATTCCTTAATAATCCATCTGCTATCAATGGACCATTCCTGTTGGGCAAGACATAACACTTTCTGTTGCTGATTGGCACTTCACActggttaatgtctctctcctgtctagTGATTTACAGAGTTACAGAAACTTATAACAgacttaaaaattttattaagatgttaaagaaaaatgaatggtACAGAGTTTAAaaatagaagtttctggttatcagggaataacgtACAGATTATCGAGGGTGCAAAATTTGGTTTAAGAttgggtggcataaggaatacataatctgtaatatccccgactgggggtaaaaggttgatgggtcaaagtactgacattgagatatgagggtatgaaGTTCATAATTCTACCactcaaatattaccttataataTAGAATACAGaagttataagtgagattaatgcaggcagcaattCAAAAGTATTCAGTAAAGTCTAAATACTGAACACAATtttataattctaatacctattttaacaatactaacacacaggtgagccagactcaTTCCAGCtgtgtatttgtcagtgttccacTGTGGCctggggaccttggcatgagctggcacctgatctACCAGCATCACAAATGCTCCATAACATTTAAAACGGCAGAGAAGCATATCACATCTAACTGCAACTGCAAAGTGGCTGGGAATTTCTGTTGTCACAATGTAGTTAATCAATGTGGAACTGggccagaaaaagagagagaaagtgttgAGCTCTTCAATGACAAGTTTAGATGCTGATATTGATTATCAGTTGGTGTCATTGGCCAGTGAAGCTACTCAGAAAACCTGGCCACCTCATTTTACACCTACACTACTACACAGCTGGAAATAAGATGGACCATAATGAGAAATCTCAGCACTCAGCTTATCCTAAAAGCCAGAAATAGTGATTGTGGCACAAATAGTTTGAGAAAAATATTTGGGATAACAGAATTCAATTTCCCTTCTCAGTGTTAGTAAAGAAATAAAATGGTTGGATAGTTTGAGATGGATGGTGGaatatatttctgttttaatttaTGTTATATGCTTGTCATTTTCCTTGTAGAGATTCTGTGCTGTGCATTTATTTGTCTGCCCCATATCTTGTAAAGTTGCAGTGGATAGAAAGGAGGCAACATTTTGTTTAACTTCTAATTGACTCTGGGTGTTAACATAAACAGGAGATGtgggaaggaaagaggaaaacTATCAAATACTTTTTTCAGTGCTTGGACCTACTTGCCATAAATGTTAGCAACTTACATTTTTAAGATAGATGGAGCACTCATCTGCTCGGACACATTTATAATGCTTCTCCTTGAAGTAAAGTCCTTCCCTTCTGACGTGTAATAAGTTCTTGAAGAAAGCAGAGCTGAGGAGtaaagcatgctgtggctgcagCTAAATTGATAAAATGGGATATTTTGTTATGGACCAAAAGGACACACTTTTGCAATCATTAAAAAGAACCCACTTCTTCTGTTATGAAATCGTCTTTGGTTAATTATCTGACATAAATAGATAATGATGACACAAAAAAGGAAAATGTCTGAACAACTTTGAAATTGGGCTTTTAGTCCATGTAAGAATGAattgtattttcagtgtctgatttaGGATCTGATTCACAAATGCTTGCATTTAcccctgtgagtagtcccattgattacaGTGGGATTAATGGTAAACACTATGCCCAGTAGTGTTTAGAGGATTGGGCCTTTAGGTTAAAACCTCTCTGGAGCAGAGGACTCTGCCTTGCTGTGTGTTTGCACAGTACTGAGCACACAGATGCCGCATTCAAATACTAATAATCTCCATCTTTAATATATAGACGTAACTTTAAGAGACTCCAGCAAGTGAGCTTTTCAGATCAAGGTGGAGCATTACATGCTAGAATCTAGGAgcaaatcttcagctggtgtgaaaTGCcatagatccactgaagtcagtggagctatgagaatctacaccagctgagaatctgtccccaGTCGCCATCAGCCACACTTCTAGAGTGAAGCTGAAGTTTTAGCATTTTAGATCCTCGTTAACTGCTACTCTCCTATGGATAACACtttggtgctcagatactatggtgacgaGATCACATAAGTAAATACAGAGACAGATTTGACACCCTCTGTTCCAATGTAACataaataagataaaataaaattagaCAAGAGAAGCATA includes:
- the PFN4 gene encoding profilin-4 isoform X2, which codes for MNQIQSLLNDCLIKTKHVEHAAIIKLKDETVWASTLGFNLQPQHALLLSSAFFKNLLHVRREGLYFKEKHYKCVRADECSIYLKNEDRGLIAVKTDSYILVATYSEGMYPSVCVEAVEKLANYFRDKEN
- the PFN4 gene encoding profilin-4 isoform X1, whose translation is MNQIQSLLNDCLIKTKHVEHAAIIKLKDETVWASTLGFNLQPQHALLLSSAFFKNLLHVRREGLYFKEKHYKCVRADECSIYLKNEDRGLIAVKTDSYILVATYSEGMYPSVCVEAVEKLGRRQCKYIYI